The Oncorhynchus mykiss isolate Arlee chromosome 14, USDA_OmykA_1.1, whole genome shotgun sequence genome segment CCCGCTTGTTCTCCTGATATAGCTGAGCCGCCTGGCTGTTGGCTGGGCTGTTGGGATTCGGCTCATCCAGTAAAGACTAAGACGATGAATAGTAGACACTTCAGTAGCAATAGTATTCTGGCACCCTTGACTAGATTTTTTCAATTCAAAGTTTCAAACACTGttatttgagagaaaaaaatgtaaGCACAAAAGGAGCTTTATACAATTCAAGTATTTCATGACGATTCATGGTTAATGCTGTGTATACCTGTATTGAAGTTAGAATTGAAGAAACATCATAAGTTGGACTCCAGCGGTTCTGAAGAATGTCCAAGCATATACTACCATCTGCGTAGACTGCACAACACAGAACATACATTTACTCCATAACAAAGACTGGTGGATTGTCTTGTTGACAAATATTCAGCTGTTCCACTATAAAATGATCCTGTAAGCAATAAGCATGtttctaaaaaaatatatttttttaaacgtaCCGTTTGGATGAAACATTTTGGAGACAAAACGCACAGTTGGAGGCTTATTAGGGTATTCCTCTGTGAATTCTATTGTGAGTTTGAAAGTTCCTGAAAATAAAGGATATGAGAATATTAATTATCAAGTGGCCACTAAAACAATCAATCACACAATGGTAACCGGTTAGCTTGACAATCACCACAAatggatctgggaccaggccaaaACAGAATGGCTTAGAACAAATTCAAAGTTGTCTTGCTGCAAAATGTTTTGAGCAACCAAATAGCATATTGTAATTCGCCACTAAATTGTTACCATTTCAATAAAATAACATATACACATCCTAAAGCACAAATGTACATAAATGCAACTCAATTAGGGACATTTGCTAGAATGGAGGATTACTGGTGGGTCTGATATGCATATTCGTTGACAGATGATGTCAAACAGATACAATCCCCTGGTTTTGACCAACAGTTAACCCATATTTCACAGGATTCATTCACTTTCTGGCAGGCAGTAATCTCATCTCAGCAATTTAACAGGTCAGCTGGATTATTGTAGTAGTTCTGATAAGACACCACCTGGTCTACAATGTCAAATCAAAAAGGTTTATTGGTTGTGTACACAGTTAAGCAGTTGTTATAGTGGGTACAGCAAAATGTTTgcgttactagctcctaacaatgcagtacaatgtcaaacaagtacacaaataattaaaacaaatatttagaaagaatccaatcaaattttatttgtcacatacaaggttagcagatgttcatgggagtgtagcaaaatgcttgtgcttctagttccgacagtgcagtaatatctaacaagtaatctaacaattccacaacaactacctaatacacacaaatctaaaggggtgaatgagaatatgtacatgtaagtatatggatgaaccatggccgagcggcatatgcaaggtgcaatagatggtaaaaaaaaatacattgtatgtatatatgtaaacactattaaagtggcattatttagactgcattgtataaagtgactactGTTTgtgtctcaatgtaggcagcagcctctgagttaGTGCCTGccgtttagcagtctgatggccttgagacagaagctgttcttcaggctcttggtcccagctttgatgcactgacctcgccttctggatggtagcagtgtgaacaggcagtggctcgggtggttgatgtctttgatatttttggccttcctgtgacatcgggtgctatagGTGTCATGGAAGGCAGGTAATTTGCCCCCGGTgctgcgttgtgcagaccacaccaccctctggaaagccttgcggttgagggtggtgcagtacCAAGCTgtaatacagcccgacaggatgctctcaattgtgcatctgtaaaagtttgtgagggttttgggtgacaagacaaatttcttcagcctcctgaggttgaagaggtgctattGCAGGAGCAAGATGACGTCGTTGTCGGATTTGCCAACGGGAGGGCGGgagagggctttgtatgcatcacaGAAGTTAAGAGTAGCAGTGGTCAAGGGTATTGCGCatgcgcaatcaatatgctgatagaatttaggtagccttgttcttaaatttgctttgttaaaattgagttcctgtatgttgttatgattacaccatgagtcgttaatcataaagcatacacCCCACCCTTCCTTTTCCCAGAGAAGTGTTTATCTCTGGGAGAAGCCCGATGGCTGAACTGATTCTGACAACATAtcaagagagagccatgtttccgtgaaacagagaatgttacagtctctgatgtctctctggaaagcaactgttgctcgaatttcgtctaccttgttgtcaagagaccgGACATTGGCGAGTACTATACTCGAGAGCGGTGTGCACGTCTGCGAAGCCTGGCCAGGTGGCCGCTTCGTCTGCGGCGTTGTTGTTTTGGATCGCCTACTGGAATTAGCACCATTGTCCTGGCTGGTGGTCCGAACAGAGGGAAATTGGTAAATtgatgttgctcttatatccaatagtgcttcccagctgtatgtaataaaacttaagatttcctggggtaacaatgtaagaaataatacataaaaatatatatactgaatagtttcctaagaactcgGTGCCATGCTGTACTGTCAGAACAAATCCAATTAATACTGTAAAAGTAATCCAACTGCAATCTATACATATACACTGGGTGaatttaaacaaaatatattaaaACAAAATGGCACAcacagcagtagatatacagtgAGCTATGTCAAGCATtcaatataaataaatgtgatgtgTATAAACAGTAACtaaaatgcaatgtacagtagtagaaatATTAGTATAAACTGTTAagaatacagtatttaaatacaGCAAAAGGCAACATTGATAaaatgcaggaaatgagcttCCAGACTAGAgaccggaatataaatatatgtgaatggtgtgtacagccagtatggacagtatatgaatagaaaaggtgtgtaaaAGCAGTAATTATATAGGATGAtcatgagccatgactagaatacagagtaTACACAAagtgagtaaaacagtatgtaaacattaaagtgaccagtgttcaatggcTATGTACATATGGCAGTAGTACTAGTACTGCTAGTCTACGTACTGTTCCAACTAACAGGTCTCCCATGCAATTAAATAGTCCATATCATGGTACTGATCACTTCCGTTTGAGTTGTCAAACACATGCACAAGAATGTACCAGCTACAAAAAAGGAAACGCATAGCTAGCGAGCTATTTACCATCTTCAAAAGGTGTTCCCTCTGGGCTGGGGAAGAGAGAAAACAGTTCACTTTAGATATCAAACTAACATTAGTTTGATAACTTTAATATGCTAGAGACAAGAGGTTCAATGTTAATTTCTTGAAAATTAACAGATAATTCATTATACCCTACTTCGGATACATGTTACGACATGTCATTGATTTTGCGGGTAACGTTAATCATCTATTTCTAGCTATCTAACGTTAGTTACTACTTTTATAGTCCAGTCACTTACCCAAAAATTACGGCATTCCATACCATTATATTGTTTTCCGACGGGGCTCCACTAACTCCTGCAGGAGGGTCCTCTTGAAGCCTGAGAAATAATATTATTTTCGATGCTTAATTAGTAAACGTTAGTAGTTCGCAAGTTAGCTAATTAAAATAGGCTAACGTTAGCAGTAGTAGCCAGGCCAGTTAACTACAACTTCCAAATATTCAGCTGTAATGTTATCTTTACGTTAACAATCCATGTATTAGTAACTTATTTATCACGTAGCTAGTAACTTATGCTATCCAGTAACTGTTAACAGATGTTTGATAACATTtcgcaacaaaaaaaacaattcagctagctagcaAGTCAGACAAACGCTTCACCTAGACTTCCAAGCGAGCTAGCAAGCTGCTCCTCACACATACCGCTTAAAATCTCTCATTAAACGTCGTCTTGCTGGAGTTGACATCTTATTCAGTTGAACTAAAACGTACGCATATGGTTGCAAGTCACACGTTTTGAAACAAACGATTTTCACAGTAATGATTATATTTCCCACGAGTCTTTCTCCCCCTCAGACAGGAGCTGGCTGGGCTAGCCACTACTAACGTTACCACTCACAAGGAAAAGAGGGGTGAGTATTGGTATGGttctttttttctttatttgtttcttcttcttcttcttcttcttcttcttcttcttcttcttcaagaTTTGTATGGCGGATCGGATCCAACTTTTAGGTGcatacaccgccacctactgtactggtgtgGGAAGTAATTCACGGATTACCTACATTGCATTCTTGATACGGTGATACAAATTGGGAAAAAGGAAAATTGCCAGTTTTGGAAAAAGTACCcacttgtcatacttgagtaaaagtaaatataccttaatagaaaattactcaagtaaaagtgaaagtcacccagtaaaatactacttaagtaaaagtatttGCTTTAAAATATAGTTCatgtcatggttccacctgtcaccagagggcggcagagaccgtcctagagacggttgtcctttgcagaagcttgaattgttaaCCATGTGCGTTTGTTTCCTGAGTGAGTTTTCGAGACTTAGATTTTGTTGGTTTTTCAAGTTTACTGTGATCCTGTGGCTACCAtttctcagtaaagtattatttttatccttaaccactgattcctcgtctggtctcttctctgcacctgggtccaatcTTACCACGTCACAGCAAGCTTCTGCCTCAACATGGACCCAGCAGAGATCACCCAAATCCAGAATGCTATAACCCAACAAGGAGCACTGCTGGGGCGGCAGCAAGAACAACTCACACAAATATCAGAGACCCTCCGGGCACTTACCGATTCCCTCCAACAATGGCCTAACCCAGGAAGAGCCAATGCCCAAGTCTCATCACCCAGTTTTACAAGCGTCACCGTAGTTATTCCAGGGAACCTGCACCGGGAATCCAAGATCCCAGTCCCCGAGCGGCATGACGGCCACCCGGGAGGATACAAGGGGTTCCTCACTCAGTGCTCTCTGGTGTTCGAGCTACAGTCCTCCTCGTTTCACACCGATTGGGCCATGATCGCCTACATCTCTCTACTCTCGGGCAAGGCCCTAGTGTGGGCAACGGCACACCCAGTCTATGGACGAGAAGCGGCAAGCCATTTGTTCAACCTCTGCCAAGGGGCCTGACCAGTGGCTTCGTATTTGAGTTCCGCACCCTCGCCGCACAGAGTAGGTGGAACACTGAGGCACTGGTCACCGCTTTCCAGCAGGGTCTGTTTAACTCCATCAAGGATGAACTGGCCGCTCGGGAAATGAGAGAGGACCTCGAGTCCCTGATAACTTTGGCCATCAATTTCGACAACCGCATCCGAGAATGTGTGAGAGTGGTTCTCGCCAACGGAACGCAAATACGATGTAGGCAACCGGGAGCTCTTGGCAGTTAAGTGGGCCCTtggggggtggagacactggTTGGAGAGAGCACCTCATCCTTTTCGTGAAATGGACAAACCATAAGAATTTGGTCTCCATTCAAGAAGCCAAGAAGTTGAACGCTCGCCAGGCTAGGTGGGCTGTGTTCTTTAATAGGTTCAACTTCACACTAGCCTATCGCTCGAGATCCAAGAATCAGAAAGCAGACACCCTGTCCTGCCAACATGATGTCTCTAACAAGGAgagggtgtcacgccctgaccttagagagacgttttatttctctatttggttaggtcagggtgtgatatgggggtgggcattctatgttttgtgtttctatgttttggccgggtatggttctcaatcagggacagctgtctatcgttgtctctgattgggaatcatacttaggcagactgtttttccaccttagttgtggctagttgtctttgttagtggcctgtatagacgaagtaagcttcacggtcggttccttattctttgttttgttggcaacatttttataataaaaataaatgtacgctcaccatgctgcaGCTTGGTCTGGTCATTTCCACCCTGACGACGGTCGTGACAGAGGGACTCAAAGCCCATCATCCCCAGCTCCCGCATTGTGGCCCCCGTGATATGGATTATTGAGACCACAGTCCGACAAACCCAGACCCGAGAACCTGACCCCGGCAGGGGTCCCACTAACAGACTTTATGTTCCGCGATCAGCCCGTTCCTGAGTACTACACTCCTCTAAATTAACTGGGTATCCAGGGGTTAATCGGACACTGGAGTTCCTGAGACGGAAATTCTGGTGGCCCAACATGATTAAAGATGTGAGATCCTTTGTTATGGCCTGCTCCACCTGTGTCCAAAGCAAGTCCTCACGACTGTGACTGGCTGGGTTACTCCAACCCCTGCCCATCCCCAGCCAGCCCTGGTCCCACCTGTCTGTAAACTTTATCACAGGGTTACCCACATCCCAAGGGCTTACCACTATACTGGTGGTCAACAATCGGTTTTCCAAGGCAGCCCATTTCATTGCCTTACCCAAGTTGCCCTCAGCGAAGGAGACCGCTGATCTCATGATTACCCATGTCTTTCGACTATACAGACTTCCCCAATACATTGTCTAGGATTGTTGGCCCCAGTTCGTCGCACGATATTGGAAAGCCTTGTCGGTGAGTCTCTCCTTGGGGTTCCACCCACAGTCGAATGGGCAAACGGAGTGGGCCAACCAGGAGTTGGAGGAGTTTCTCCTCTGTTTTGTCTCCATCCCAGGCCAGCAACTGGAGCAAGTTCCTCGTCTGGGCAGAGTATGCTCACAACACACTGCCGAACTCGTCCACTGGACTGTTCGCCGCTCAAGTGTCAGTTCTGGTTCGACCCCGCCTCCCTATTTCCTGAATAAATAGGCCGAAGCGGGGGTGCCATCAGCCGAGGCGTTCATTAGACGATAGCGCGATCCTCCTTGCTCCACTCCTCTGCCCGAGACCAAGGCAAACCGTTACCGAAGGCCTTTCGGGCTCCTCTGACCGGggcaacgggtgtggctgtcCACCCGTGATTTTCCCTTACAGGTGGACTCACGGAAGCTCGCTCCACGCTACATAGGACCATTCAAGATCCTGAGTCGCATCAACCCTATCGTCTCCAGCTTCCCAGGTCTATGAGGGTCTGTCCATCCTTCCATGTCTCCCGTTTCAAGCTGGTAagtcccttctctccccccacaACTGCACCTCCGCCTGCTCGACTTGTTGATGGTCCCCCGGCCTACACGGTCCGGCGTCTGTTGGAGGCTCGTCGGGTCCAAGAAACCCTGCAGTAcctgaatttgttcttaactgacttgcctagttaaataaaggtaaaataaaaaaactgggAGGGCTTCAGCcctgatggatgggtgggtgggtgtgggtgccTGCCCGGGACATCCTggaggaaggaatgatttttaaaaTGGACCACCCTTGGCCGGAAATTCGTCACTCCTTCATCATGccatgattgtgttttcagccaccggtaACTTGTGGGTGCTTCATATgcactacagtcaattatgattgcatgtctacATATATTAAAAATATAATTATTAATAgatgcctactgtatgatagctagcaaattaattagctaactaatgttagccTTCCTAGCTGGAACGTCTGaataaggaaaatgttttatttctacaatttccaaaagataaccaaacaaaaacatttacttagaccgctgcgctactcgggagcccatataaagtgttttttctcaacGTTGCCGGGATGTTACGTGTCCTACTTATAGTTACTTAAATTCgacactcattgacctccatacaacaACAACTCGTTTGGTGATCGAAAAAACGCAACCTGCAGGAGAAGACAGATGTTGGGCTCCCtcttgcttcgcctcttcctctctgtttataGCTACTGTTTTTTAGTACATGGCACAAGTTACATGAAGTCGACACTAGGTGGGGTTGAATTGACATGGATAGCAGAAATGTGGAGATGTGTTAAATTCAGACTTTTTTAAAACAAGGTTACCTACAGGCTACCTATCTGTAATAATCTAGAACATTATAATGGTAGAACTTTTTATACA includes the following:
- the LOC110488978 gene encoding ubiquitin-conjugating enzyme E2 A; its protein translation is MSTPARRRLMRDFKRLQEDPPAGVSGAPSENNIMVWNAVIFGPEGTPFEDGTFKLTIEFTEEYPNKPPTVRFVSKMFHPNVYADGSICLDILQNRWSPTYDVSSILTSIQSLLDEPNPNSPANSQAAQLYQENKREYEKRVSAIVEQSWRDC